The Carassius auratus strain Wakin unplaced genomic scaffold, ASM336829v1 scaf_tig00017056, whole genome shotgun sequence DNA window ataatttaatttaaattatttataattatagtaaaatataatttttatttataacagtagtAGGGCTATACAATATTATAGCAAAGTCTATGCATGTTTgtaagtaatatatttttaattatttataatatgcatactgtactttactgtaacacacacatacttataATAAGAtactgttatataatatatataaataaatatttaaatgttattttttattgatatttaataaaatatatcataGTCAGAGTTCatgcatgttttaataaaatgtattttcataatgatataattttaaataatacattttgtatattatagTTATAACATATATGtttgataataatatataacaatattattattcataatataatactttataaaacataaaatttgtATTCAGTTGTATATTTATAATAGCATTATTTATAATaggaatattattttatataatataaaaccaaatgttttgatttattttactatcattaatatttatatataacgtGTTGCAAAGTTCATGCattctttattaaaatgtatatttataataatacacatttattgTAGCAAacttcatgcatttttaataacttgtaGATTTctaatacttatttttaataataaacatctTATAATATAACAATACCCAATATGTGCAGGTAGTTTTATGTGTATAATCAGACAGTTGAGTGTTGTTTCTGATGTGTGTGGTTCAGGGCGATGCAGGGCTGAGTCTGGAGCTGCCGGTCGGTGACTCCTCCATGATCTTCAGCGTGTGTGTGGTTACTGTACTGACCACCGTCCTGAGCTGTGTGTACCTGCTCCGAAACATCTGGAGACACGGCAGCTTCTGAGCACACACCAGAGTCAGAGGAAACCCTGCAATGAACACGAGGTCATCACAGGGgattaattataatgtaatacTGAGATTGTAAATAAAGCTGAATgttactttgtttaaaaaaatactttgtgtCTGATGGTTTTTTCatcagtattttaaatatatatatatatatatataatattttaaataagtgtggaATTATAAGCAGTAAGATTATTgctattatatacaaatatatattatatatgtattaatatttacataaaaaaatgaataatcgtcataaaaacaagaattaaaaagtTCCCATTGCTGCTGATTTAAAACTGTTTAATTGTAACAGTTGTATAGTTAAAATCATGATAGTTATTAATTTATTCTgaccaggggcggatctagaaaaatattgatggggtggcgagaagggggcgggaatttttgaggggtggcaacatatggcagaagtatatatactgaatttagtcacagttatcacagattgatgataaatatatgtgcacactacaaaaggacacaggctatcacttacaaacttaatctcatgcaatcaatgtcttgcatttgaaacagttcatataaggaataagtgaccataccccataagcaccaccaaagtctataccaatatcgcatgtaactttagagacggtccctaaattgagactcgtccaacgtccaatgttttttttacttttagttttcttttctctttgctggattgctgatgtactctacccgggcatagatgttcatccatcaattatgaacatttagcagcaaacatgaggtgcgagcggtcgcgagcgcggatgggagaatggaagaagttttttttttttttgagcatctgggatggtgccccctctgggagttggtgcacTACTCTGCTACTAAACACCTTTAATAttgcagacactagtccatatcgagatttgattaaatgctatacttttcatttattcattcaaaaatggccgaattccgtgacggtctgctttatacagcaagttccatttcCACGATTCAATCCCTGTCACTTTTGAAACACAAACGggatgaaagtgtgaaagttcggACACAAAACAAAGTTGTtacgtatcctcacgctttttaaaagtgggcaactatgtttgacaggtgcaatatttgaaaatcgaaaattattaacttttattttaattattaacaaagcgtgttcgcgaatcatttgagtcagtttggggatcgcgaatcatttgaatcagttcggaagttcgtagcgtgatcgcgaatcatttgagtcagttatggggatcgcgaatcatttgagtcagtttgggagttcgtagagggattgcgaatcatttgagtcagttatggggatcacgaatcatttgaatcagttcgggagttcggagcgggttcgcgaatcatttgagtcagtttggggatcgcgaatcatttgaatcagttcgggagttcggagcgggttcgcgaatcatttgagtctggggatcgcgaatcatttgattcagttcgggagttcggagcgggttcgcgaatcatttgagtcagtttggggatcgcaaatcatttgaatcagttcgggagttcggagcggcttcgcggatcatttgaatcaattcgagaggtcggagcgggttcgcgaatcatttgaatcagttcgggagttcagagggggatcacgaatcacgaaagattcgcgctcgtaaattttcaaattggccataacctttaattcgttgcagccaactggggtggcagcaggggtcaccccggtagatccgcccctgattcTGACCCTATTTTCATGATAGTTGATAACGTAAATGGTTATGATACTAAAATCACCTTAATATAttaatgcaaattataatttattattattaatagtaataataaatattaatcttACGACAgtttttcttattgttattatgcTTGTTATGTGTCATCAAGATTTtgagatatatattttatatatatatatattttttattttatttatttatatatatatatatatatatatatatattcttatcaGCAAATATAcgattaataattataatataaaaaaatataagtaatatgtataatgtatgcgatcgccggacttttattttgtcgCTCGTTTCCTCAGTATCCGGTCGCACCGGAAACAGTCTCTGGCTGTTTGCTGCAGGCGAGGGCAGAAAGAGACGCTGCTGGGCGCCTCCCCTTCCCCAAACCAGCACAAAAAACTGCCGAAATTACAGTGATACGCTGCAGATAACGGCGTAGAAACCTTCCGACGGGGCTTCCGCGTCGCCTCAGGCCTCCTCCCGGACACAGCAGCTCCTCCGCGGCCCGCCGGAGCGCCGCTCACTGAAGTCTGCGCTCCGCTTCGCAGGTGAGAGCCGCGACAGAACCCGAGATCCTCCGCCGCGTCCCGAGCCCCCGCGTGCCGCCTCCCCCGAGAGAGAGAGCCGGAGAGCGGCCACGGGCCTCGAGGCGAGCGCTGGGGCTTCTGTCCGGTGCGGTCTGTGTTGGGCTCGGGTTTCTCTCTGAGTGTGTGTCGCTTCTGCTCGCGCCACAGAACAGAGATCGATTACAACAACAGGAGCGGGTCAGCACATATAACAATTAAACACCGCTCGTTAATCAACTAACGTTAGTGCTGATGAGATCCATCCTGAAGCCAGGACTCCCTGGAAGAAGAGATTTATTTGATCTCAATGGGACCtaactgggaaaaaaaaagataattaaaaagcCTGTTGGGATTTTAGTTCATATGTTTTGGATAAATTAAacgaatttattattattataatcattgggtaatttaatttttttgtttttgttgtttttaggacaattattatttatatattctgtcattattgtTGTGATAATAACGCATAAAATAGTAATGATGTGTGTTAAATCATCTGAATATTTCCCCCtcaaaatataatgaattaaaagGTTCCCATTAATGCTGATCTAATAGTTAAACTGCAATATTTTTGTTGGTATTTTTAATTTCCcacattttatttccattataatgaagcgttgtttagtttgattaaaaaaaaaagtgttttcaaaaaaaaaaaaatctttatgcaaaaaatatatatattttttattattgtcgcattaattaaatctaaaattgcaataatggaaaaaatatatcaatatagtttctattttttaaactaatattaaTGGTGTTATTATTTTCAAAGATGAGCAACTATgaaatttcaaattttttattttatttttttatttctttatttgttttatatacagACTTATCATCAGTCAGtgactaaactaaaataaataactaaaaaacaaattaataaaaacattatttaatataatttaattacttgaaataaatgttaatgcgGATAATGATATTGTGCataactgcagtcttcagtgtttgtgatgtgtttgtgtgtttgtcgcTGATGCCGCTGGTTCGTCTGCGTGGCTCATCTCTCCGTTGTGCTTCCCTTCTGCTCTTGCAGCTCTAACTCCTCCTTTTCTTTATCTCCACCTGTAAACGTTCCCCTCCACCCACTCCTCCTCTCTTTTCTTTCTGCTCGTGCGGGACCATGTGTGATAATGGGGATCTGGAGGACAAGCCGCCCGCTCCGCCCGTCAGGATGAGCAGCACCATCTTCAGCGGCGCCAAGGACTCGCTGGCAGCTAACCACAGCTCCAAGCCCCTGCCCTCGGTGCCCGAGGAGCGCAAGCGCAACAAGATCTACTCCATCTTCTCCGGAGCCGAGAAGGGTGCGTACCCTAGGGCAGGAAAATTCATCCAAAAGCTATCGAAATACAAATTCAGACGTTATTTTCTCCATGATGATTCTTAAAAATCCTATAAATACTTTCCCCTTAACTCTTGTGcatcaatttaaataatagtCAAAAACTGCGACATTTGACGCTCGGTCTCATTTTTGGAAGATTGTTGTTGAAGTTCAAAAGGTTGTACAAAATTGAAACCAAAAAAGTAAAGTTATAGATTTTTGAGTTTATgggacatttttatataaaattagtgCTGTATTTTAGTGCTGTTATATAGTgctatatgtattttatttagtgctgtcatacgattaatcgcgattaaatgTATGACAGCACTATATATGTTATAAAACAACTCAAAAGTTGATAGAAAATCAAAGCCATGAATCCAAACAAGTTGTGTTCCGGATTTGAAGTTGATATCTTAAAAAATGGGCTTTTAGTAGGAGTTTGTTTGGGTGCAGTACCAGTCTCTTCCTCTTGGATTCTAGCAAACGTGATTCGCAGCACAGTATGATTCGTCTCTCTCTCAAAGATTACAGGTGCGCGTAAACTTTTATTAGTTGAGTATATTTACAGTACGAACCTTTAATGAACTATGAGGCAAAAAATTCAATATAAATAGTCATCATCAGTAATGTTAGCATTCAGTAATCGTTATTGATGTAAAGTGTTGTAAATCTAAATTAGAACtgctaaaaaataatttttattacttgaaataagtgaacataaacactttttgttgttttattttttttaagtatttaaattcagttagttgccaaaatgacttttttttaggttaaagtgaactattaaattaaaacaacaactaataaaaaagatgtatataaCAAAGtaatagaaatgacaaaaacacaacaaattactGAAACTTTGACAAAATggaaatacaatataattaagacatttatgaattattaatataatattaatgatagaatcatagtaaaataacactgatggtTGTATTGTGTTAAttactagaaataaaaaaatattagctgaaacataaatgtttaaattctCAATTTGTTTACttgttataaataattaaatgagatGTTATTGAAAGTAAAAACTAAGcaacaaataaaaactatatagacatttaataagtaaaaataataaaaatgtaaaacgcACAAATTTGTTAACTTTTAAATtgaaactaaaacattttaagaaatgcaaaaaaaactaaaacgaatttaaactaaaaatatatattgaaacaaCGTATAAACGAAACATTAAATATTAGTTGcaggatattttttatattttatatacattattttaatacattattattatttattatttaaaattttctacGTTGTTACTATTTTGCACCaattgacattttatttgtaCTTCTGAAAATGTGATTGAGTTCATCAAACTGAAAAAGATGCTTTAAATGCACCTACATTACACTCAAATCCATCAGCGTTTGAACCTAAAAAGCTGATGTGTAAATCAGTAGTGTTAAGTGTGAGGTCTGCAGAGCTCTgttggtgttgtgtgtgtgtgtgtgtggagatgcATCAGCTGGTTTCACACCCGGCTCCAGTGTGAAGCGTCCAGATGACTCTCAGTTAAGATCGTGACcgtgagagattgtgtgtgtgtcttgtgacAGGCGGCCGAAGGAAGGACCGAGATAAAGAGCGTCCCGAGATCTCTCCGCCGTCAGACTTCGAGCACACCATCCACGTGGGGTTCGACGCCGTCACCGGAGAGTTCACCGTAAGACTGAACAGACATTTACTCACATTATTCAGCTCATCTGTCCATCTACTTACATTACTGTAAAGCTAGGCATATCTGTCTCCATCCGTCTCTGAATAGCAAAAATAATGTGTCATTTTacacatgtatatttatatatgagcaaaaacagagaactcagttttttgttgttgttgtttttcaaaattcattttgaaaaaaatgatttttttttttcaaaaagccaGAAAAATGTcaatttgtttctctctctctctctctctctctctctctatatatatatatatatagaaaaaaaattgacatttttcaggcattttaattattaaactgaGGGGTTTtaaatagttgttgttgttgtaaggcGTTTCCTGTTTTTGTACTGTTATTTGCACTTTGCCggtaaatatttacaataatgtaaagaatataaaaacaatttaaataaatagtttggtttcagtgtgaaaaaatgtttgaatttgaCGTATGAAACGTTTATCTATTTTCTATTGAAATGTTATGTAatgagatgttttattttatattttgtagctTATATTGCTATGAGAACTTTACTAATGAATATTGGAAACAATGTAACcaaataaaaccacatttttataatattattactttttatgttAATAGGAAATACTTTTAGGTTAAGGAAATActtacgtttttatttttattggataTCAAACTGAATGATTTAAGATCATGGTTACTATAATGTTgcaagatttttaaatatatatatatatatatatatatatatatatatatatatatatatatatatatatatatataaataatataaaattgtaaatatatatttttttaaattgtagatTGCACTAACACTTTTAACAAtacgtatttaaaatatatccaatataaaattactttttttaaatttaaagtcttattagacattaatctgaattattttatttggttGTTATTAAGAATGTATAGTAGTAAGAAAGTTTAATTGTATAGTTTTTCATTAAGTTgccaaaaaataaactttttaatctattttttttattattataattatatgtgtAAAAGTAAATGAAGCTGATACATTAAATGAATGAACGAAATAATTAAAGCAAGATTTTTATTCTGGATTTATAACTGACACAATGGATAATTTACGTTTTTTTGACCGAATATTGTAATGTCTAGCAGAAATGATGCATGGCTGAAACCTGGTAAATGAAGCGAAACTCAAACCTGGTGATGATCTCTGCAGACATGGGCCACATGCTCTGATATCTGAATCACGGGTGGGCGGTTGTGTTTGATCAGGGGTTTGTGTTTGTCTCAGGGGATGCCGGAGCAGTGGGCGCGCTTACTGCAGACCTCCAACATCACCAAATCCGAGCAGAAGAAGAACCCGCAGGCCGTGCTGGACGTGCTCAAGTTCTACGACTCCACGGGGAACGGCCGGCAGAAGTACCTCAGCTTCTCCTCAGGTCTGCCGACGACTCGTTATATACTAGATTACGCTCATGTTCACCTGATACTGACCGCTTCTCTCCTCCTGTCTGTCTGTAGAGAAGGACGGCTTTCCCTCGGGTGAACAATCGGTGCGTCTGCTTCACTGTACCGTCACGGAGatactcctcctcctccttattAGTCTTTAATTTCTTAAGTTTAAGTGACtttgttgtgcatttttattttagactCATTTGCAAAGTAAACTTTATTGTAAACTATTTAcaacacatttattatttgtgtttttaaattatttttctataggctttattagtttttatttcagctttattaatgttaatgcataagtaaaactaaatttaatgCTGCTTTGGCATCAATAATGATTGTCCTGCTTTCCTTCGTTAAACCCAAGCCTGTGAAGAAGTCCCCCGAGCCCTCGTCTCCAGTCAAAGCGGTGGATGACGATGAAGATGAAGACGATGAGGAGACGCCGCCGCCTGTTGTCGCACCTCGGCCAGAACACACTAAGAGCGTAAAAGACACTTTAAACATAGTGTTTATGTACATTATAGACTACACTTTACAAGTagactgtatataaataaactccAGATATGTGGTTATTTACACTGTTCATTTAGCATTggatttcagtttattttcaagAATTTAGTAATGTAGTTTTTTCCCCttaaacattgttttcttttgTATGTCATGTCTGTTCAGTTAAACAATAGCGTTatggaaatgttaaataaaatgctCTATTTATTTGTAGAAATATTTTTGTAGATTTTAGGAGTTTTTATaagtataaaaatgcaaaaaacccTTGGTGGAAATACCAGGATGCCTTAAAATTTGTGTTGATCTGGTAGTATTgaggtttcattttaattaaaaaaaaaaaaatttgtaggtttttatttttttttggatattgCATCAAGAAcaccagaatttttttattttattttttttcctttttttattaaaactaaatgacTTCACAAGTAGctgaaacaaaaaataagtttattggTATGGGAATTTTggtatataaaatcaaaataatgctctatttgtataaatatatatttttaatagattttatataaagtataaaaatgcaaaaaccaCTTGATGGAAATGCCAGAATGAACTTAAAATTTGTGTTGATCTGGTAGTATTGAGATActataggtttcattttaatttgtaattttttttgttttttttagtattttctttatgtagttttttttgtagatattgcataaaaaactgattaaaatgtttttttttgggctttttatgtaatatttgttcttttaaaatttgtatagttttttaaaatatttttattttccttttttacaaCTGAAATACAATTTTAGATTTCGAAAGTATctgacacaaaaaaataacattttcaagtatcaaaaatgtatttaaatttctcTAGCTCCCAGTTAAGTGTGATGACCCTTGTTATTTCAGGTTTATACTCGACCCTCTGTCATCGACCCCATCCCTCCTCCAGTGACGTCTCCGGACACAGAGGTCGCTTCAAAGGCCGGCGACCGACAGAGACCCAAAAAGGGCAAGATGACGGATGAGGAAATCATGGACAAGCTCCGTACGTCACTGTACAAATTCTATGCTCAATTTCATTGCTTTGCGAGATTCAGACCACATGTCCTCTATTTGTTCTCCAACAGGAACTATAGTCAGTATTGGGGATCCAAAAAAGAAATATACACGATACGAGAAGATCGGACAAGGGTAGGTCCCGCGATTCTTTGCAACatgttattgttttgttaatGGATGATGATCAATAATTGTGTCTTTCCACAGAGCTTCGGGAACAGTGTTCACTGCCATCGACGTTGCTACTGGACAAGAAGTAATGCAAGAGAGAGAAATGCATTCATTGATGTTCCTTTTTCCCAGTTTTGTCATCTCAACGAGTTTCTGTCTCTCAGGTGGCCATCAAACAGATCAACCTGCAAAAGCAGCCCAAGAAAGAGCTCATCATCAATGAAATTCTCGTCATGAAGGAGCTGAAGAATCCAAACATTGTCAACTTCTTAGACAGGTATATTTTTGTAAACTTGGCCTTCACTTCCAGATTGGGATTTTCCAAGTTTAAACTAATAATTAGATATCTCTTAGCATTTTTAAGCAAATTTCGGGATAGCACAGCTTAAAGTCTGTGTAAAACTTTAGAAGTGGATATTTGGATATTTACTGTCTGACAGGAAGACATGCGCAGAAACTGTGATGTAAATGTGTTAAAGGAATACATTTCTCAATGCCTAACAAACTTTCATGACGTTGGCTCAACAGCATGTGTGATTGGATAACTGGACTAATCAGTGAACAAATCTCATTGCACACCATCTAGAAGGTTGTTTTAGTTATTCTGAAATTAACAAATGCAAGATAGCACAACAGCGTTTATTATCGTTTCATCCGTAATTTAACTTTTGTAATTTTCGTTTCAGAAGTAATTGATTACTCATGGTTTAAATGTAGAAGTTTTTATCGTTAAATTAGTAACTTTGGTTGTAAAACTAGCTAACGATGCCATGAAGGTTTCATATTGTTAATGGCACATATGTTTTATGTAGTATAACAGTTTTTCGCACAACTTAAATTCGTAACTTTGATTGGAGAAATAGCTGATGATGCCATGAGGACTAGAGATTGTTATTTGTGAACGTTTTATGCAATATTCTAATTTCTCACACAAGTTTAATTCCTAAATTTCAATGGAAATGGTAAATTTTGCAAATGCAATATTATATGTTTGTGATAAATTTGTATTCTTCAATGGAAACCGCTACAAGATGCCATGAAGGTTCAAGAGTGCTAATTGtgcatgttttatgcaatattcaaatttgtgcacaaatgaaattcatatttttggttTGATACACAGCTAATAGTGCCATGAAGTTTTGAGTGTTAATTGCAAGTTTtgtatgcaatataatttttgttttgtttaattggtAACATTCAATGGGAACATAGCTATTTATGCCATGAAGTGTTAATTGTGCAAATGTTTTAAGCAAGTTTCCAGTTTTTACACACAACTTTAATTTAGAACTGGTTGAAAACATAACATAGCTAATGATTCTGGGaagttttatcagtttttttcttcataaaattaattgaatttgTAACTTTGGAAAACTAGTCAATGATACAATGAAGGTTTGTAAATTTTCAATGCAGTATTCCATTTTTAGCTTAACTTAAATTTGTAAATTTGGGTGGAATCATAGTTAATGATTCCATGAAGGTTCATGAGTGTTAATTGTCCCTGCTACAGTTTTCTGGTTGGTGAGGAGCTGTTTGTCGTGATGGAGTACTTGGCTGGTGGCTCTCTCACAGACGTCGTAACCGAGACATGCATGGACGAGGCCCAGATCGCTGCTGTTTGCCGAGAGGTGCGTTGAAGTCAAAGCATCCTCCCTTCAAACTCATAGACTGAATTACCCGCTTTGGTTTTTTTGGTGGAAACCCTGACAATAAATGCACTATTGATCTCTGTCAGGCCTTGTATGCGTTAACAGGAAGTAACCCTGTCGCTTAACTAATGAACTTCCTCTTGTCTGTTATCTCACGCAGTGTTTGCAGGCACTGGAGTTTCTGCATGCTAATCAGGTCATTCATCGAGACATCAAGAGTGACAATGTGCTTCTGGGAATGGACGGTTCTGTCAAGCTGAGTACGTTCTCGCTTAATTAGTTAATTtcatgtttggtttggttttaaaGATCGTTCTGAACAATTGAGCTCTTAGTAGCTAAAACTTGATGACTACCTGCAAGTAAACTGTTCCAACAATAGACGTTCAAGTGAATAAATTGTTTGGTTTTCACCCAGCAGCACTCATTTGAAGAAATTTCATTAgtattttgatgaaatctgataaCATTTAGTCAACGCTGTATGTCTTTTCATTATACCAACGTTTCTTCTGAAGTTTTGCACCCTGAACATGCAGTGTGAATCAAACTAGTCCACAATAAGATCCATAATTTACTTTAGTCAGGCTAGATGCCATATTTAGtgtctaaataaacaaaatgaggtTACACCTTGAGGTCTTgggttatttaatattttgtttcagtctagtttttaagagtttactGGAATTGTTTTAGAGTTATGTATTTTGGCATTTGTCATTTACTTGATCCAACACCAAATTACACAATCATATAATGCACTGTTCTATAGTGCTCACATCCTGATTGTCATTGGTGTTAAAAATGGCATCTAACGCGACTGAGGTACATAAGTTACATTTAAGTCAtcaatgaaagaaaacaaaccaGGCAATGTCTCTAAACCATTTTTTCATCTCCTACTCCGCAgcggactttggattctgtgctcAGATCACTCCCGAACAGAATAAAAGGAGCACAATGGTGGGAACGCCATATTGGATGGCTCCAGAAGTCGTGACACGCAAAGCCTACGGACCCAAAGTCGACATCTGGTCCTTGGGCATCATGGCTATTGAGATGGTGGAAGGAGAACCACCGTACCTCAACGAGAATCCACTCAGGGTACGTTGGTATCATTGCTTCTTCAAGAAATTAGCAATGTGACAACTACAGAAACTAAAGTTCCGAACACTTTGCTGCTCAGGCGCTCTACCTGATTGCCACCAATGGGACTCCAGAGTTGCAAAGTCCTGAAAAGTTGTCACCTATCTTCCGAGACTTCCTGGGTCGCTGTCTGGAGATGGACGTGGAGAAGAGGGGTGGAAGCAAAGAGCTTTTGCAGGTAAACCAGTTAGTTAGCAACAGATTCTAGCAATTAAGGAATTAAGCGTGACTTGGTTGAACTTGTTCATTGATCAATCCTGCTGTCGTCTTCAGCATCCCTTCCTGAAGTTGGCCAAGCCTCTCTCGAGT harbors:
- the LOC113075416 gene encoding serine/threonine-protein kinase PAK 2-like isoform X2, whose translation is MSSTIFSGAKDSLAANHSSKPLPSVPEERKRNKIYSIFSGAEKGGRRKDRDKERPEISPPSDFEHTIHVGFDAVTGEFTGMPEQWARLLQTSNITKSEQKKNPQAVLDVLKFYDSTGNGRQKYLSFSSEKDGFPSGEQSPVKKSPEPSSPVKAVDDDEDEDDEETPPPVVAPRPEHTKSVYTRPSVIDPIPPPVTSPDTEVASKAGDRQRPKKGKMTDEEIMDKLRTIVSIGDPKKKYTRYEKIGQGASGTVFTAIDVATGQEVAIKQINLQKQPKKELIINEILVMKELKNPNIVNFLDSFLVGEELFVVMEYLAGGSLTDVVTETCMDEAQIAAVCRECLQALEFLHANQVIHRDIKSDNVLLGMDGSVKLTDFGFCAQITPEQNKRSTMVGTPYWMAPEVVTRKAYGPKVDIWSLGIMAIEMVEGEPPYLNENPLRALYLIATNGTPELQSPEKLSPIFRDFLGRCLEMDVEKRGGSKELLQHPFLKLAKPLSSLTPLILAAKDAMKNNR
- the LOC113075416 gene encoding serine/threonine-protein kinase PAK 2-like isoform X1; the encoded protein is MCDNGDLEDKPPAPPVRMSSTIFSGAKDSLAANHSSKPLPSVPEERKRNKIYSIFSGAEKGGRRKDRDKERPEISPPSDFEHTIHVGFDAVTGEFTGMPEQWARLLQTSNITKSEQKKNPQAVLDVLKFYDSTGNGRQKYLSFSSEKDGFPSGEQSPVKKSPEPSSPVKAVDDDEDEDDEETPPPVVAPRPEHTKSVYTRPSVIDPIPPPVTSPDTEVASKAGDRQRPKKGKMTDEEIMDKLRTIVSIGDPKKKYTRYEKIGQGASGTVFTAIDVATGQEVAIKQINLQKQPKKELIINEILVMKELKNPNIVNFLDSFLVGEELFVVMEYLAGGSLTDVVTETCMDEAQIAAVCRECLQALEFLHANQVIHRDIKSDNVLLGMDGSVKLTDFGFCAQITPEQNKRSTMVGTPYWMAPEVVTRKAYGPKVDIWSLGIMAIEMVEGEPPYLNENPLRALYLIATNGTPELQSPEKLSPIFRDFLGRCLEMDVEKRGGSKELLQHPFLKLAKPLSSLTPLILAAKDAMKNNR